The proteins below are encoded in one region of Brassica napus cultivar Da-Ae chromosome A6, Da-Ae, whole genome shotgun sequence:
- the LOC106431542 gene encoding zinc finger protein SHOOT GRAVITROPISM 5 isoform X1 has product MKTDQGAVVMLDDAASKKNTANTRCVVFSSSDPLLSSSENGVTTTKTSIQKRKRRPAGTPDPDAEVVSLSPRTLLESDRYICEICNQGFQRDQNLQMHRRRHKVPWKLLKRDNNIEVKKRVYVCPEPSCLHHDPCHALGDLVGIKKHFRRKHSNHKQWVCEKCSKGYAVQSDYKAHLKTCGTRGHSCDCGRVFSRVESFIEHQDNCSVRNVHHEPPPPPQTAVIVTACSSRTASTASTPSSETNYGGAVTVATPLPLEGRPIHIRSSSLTPLLLTNSSNLNLELQLLPSTPNLNPNQENQQHKVKEPSLHHHHHHHNHDTTNLNLSIAPSSSSYHHYNNFDRIKELMASEEIMKEKAYAEEAKREAKRQREIAENEFANAKKIRQQAQTELKRAKLLKEQSMKKISSTLMQVTCQTCKGQFQATEETSLVVSYMSSANTDGEGS; this is encoded by the exons ATGAAAACAGATCAAGGAGCAGTGGTGATGTTGGATGATGCTGCTTCCAAGAAGAACACTGCTAACACACGTTGTgtggttttttcttcttctgatccTTTACTCTCTTCTTCAGAAAATGGGGTCACCACCACAAAGACATCCATTCAAAAGAGGAAAAGAAGACCTGCAGGAACACCAG ATCCAGATGCAGAAGTTGTGTCACTATCACCAAGAACTCTTCTTGAATCAGATAGATACATATGTGAGATCTGTAACCAAGGGTTTCAAAGAGATCAAAATCTCCAGATGCATCGAAGACGTCACAAGGTTCCATGGAAGCTTCTGAAGAGAGACAACAACATAGAGGTGAAGAAACGAGTCTATGTTTGCCCTGAACCCAGTTGTCTTCACCATGATCCTTGTCATGCTCTTGGAGATCTTGTCggaataaaaaaacatttcagaCGAAAACACAGCAACCATAAGCAATGGGTTTGTGAGAAATGCTCTAAAGGTTATGCTGTTCAATCAGATTACAAAGCTCATCTCAAAACTTGTGGCACTAGAGGCCATTCTTGTGACTGTGGTCGTGTCTTCTCCAG ggTGGAGAGTTTTATTGAACATCAAGATAACTGTTCCGTACGGAATGTTCACCATGAACCGCCGCCACCGCCACAAACCGCCGTCATTGTCACCGCCTGCTCCTCTAGAACCGCCTCAACTGCAAGCACTCCATCTAGCGAAACGAATTACGGTGGTGCGGTTACAGTTGCGACTCCTCTACCTCTAGAAGGACGTCCAATTCATATCAGAAGCTCATCTTTAACGCCTTTACTTCTCACCAATTCATCAAATCTCAACCTTGAACTTCAGCTTCTTCCATCGACgccaaatctaaaccctaatcaagaaAACCAACAACACAAAGTTAAAGAACCatctcttcatcatcatcatcatcatcataatcatgATACCACAAACTTAAACCTCTCCATtgctccatcatcatcatcctatCATCATTACAACAACTTTGATCGCATAAAAGAACTAATGGCGAGTGAAGAGATCATGAAGGAGAAAGCGTACGCGGAGGAAGCTAAAAGAGAAGCGAAGAGACAGCGAGAGATAGCGGAAAATGAGTTTGCGAATGCGAAGAAGATAAGGCAACAAGCACAAACTGAGCTTAAGAGAGCTAAGCTTTTAAAGGAACAATCTATGAAGAAGATAAGCTCAACGCTTATGCAAGTTACTTGTCAAACTTGTAAAGGACAGTTTCAAGCGACGGAAGAGACATCTCTTGTGGTGAGTTACATGTCGTCAGCGAATACTGACGGAGAGGGATCATAG
- the LOC106431542 gene encoding zinc finger protein SHOOT GRAVITROPISM 5 isoform X2 — MGIIDPDAEVVSLSPRTLLESDRYICEICNQGFQRDQNLQMHRRRHKVPWKLLKRDNNIEVKKRVYVCPEPSCLHHDPCHALGDLVGIKKHFRRKHSNHKQWVCEKCSKGYAVQSDYKAHLKTCGTRGHSCDCGRVFSRVESFIEHQDNCSVRNVHHEPPPPPQTAVIVTACSSRTASTASTPSSETNYGGAVTVATPLPLEGRPIHIRSSSLTPLLLTNSSNLNLELQLLPSTPNLNPNQENQQHKVKEPSLHHHHHHHNHDTTNLNLSIAPSSSSYHHYNNFDRIKELMASEEIMKEKAYAEEAKREAKRQREIAENEFANAKKIRQQAQTELKRAKLLKEQSMKKISSTLMQVTCQTCKGQFQATEETSLVVSYMSSANTDGEGS, encoded by the exons ATGGGCATCATTG ATCCAGATGCAGAAGTTGTGTCACTATCACCAAGAACTCTTCTTGAATCAGATAGATACATATGTGAGATCTGTAACCAAGGGTTTCAAAGAGATCAAAATCTCCAGATGCATCGAAGACGTCACAAGGTTCCATGGAAGCTTCTGAAGAGAGACAACAACATAGAGGTGAAGAAACGAGTCTATGTTTGCCCTGAACCCAGTTGTCTTCACCATGATCCTTGTCATGCTCTTGGAGATCTTGTCggaataaaaaaacatttcagaCGAAAACACAGCAACCATAAGCAATGGGTTTGTGAGAAATGCTCTAAAGGTTATGCTGTTCAATCAGATTACAAAGCTCATCTCAAAACTTGTGGCACTAGAGGCCATTCTTGTGACTGTGGTCGTGTCTTCTCCAG ggTGGAGAGTTTTATTGAACATCAAGATAACTGTTCCGTACGGAATGTTCACCATGAACCGCCGCCACCGCCACAAACCGCCGTCATTGTCACCGCCTGCTCCTCTAGAACCGCCTCAACTGCAAGCACTCCATCTAGCGAAACGAATTACGGTGGTGCGGTTACAGTTGCGACTCCTCTACCTCTAGAAGGACGTCCAATTCATATCAGAAGCTCATCTTTAACGCCTTTACTTCTCACCAATTCATCAAATCTCAACCTTGAACTTCAGCTTCTTCCATCGACgccaaatctaaaccctaatcaagaaAACCAACAACACAAAGTTAAAGAACCatctcttcatcatcatcatcatcatcataatcatgATACCACAAACTTAAACCTCTCCATtgctccatcatcatcatcctatCATCATTACAACAACTTTGATCGCATAAAAGAACTAATGGCGAGTGAAGAGATCATGAAGGAGAAAGCGTACGCGGAGGAAGCTAAAAGAGAAGCGAAGAGACAGCGAGAGATAGCGGAAAATGAGTTTGCGAATGCGAAGAAGATAAGGCAACAAGCACAAACTGAGCTTAAGAGAGCTAAGCTTTTAAAGGAACAATCTATGAAGAAGATAAGCTCAACGCTTATGCAAGTTACTTGTCAAACTTGTAAAGGACAGTTTCAAGCGACGGAAGAGACATCTCTTGTGGTGAGTTACATGTCGTCAGCGAATACTGACGGAGAGGGATCATAG